The following coding sequences are from one Cystobacter fuscus DSM 2262 window:
- a CDS encoding LysR family transcriptional regulator, whose translation MRSPPPAASATADRLELMQTFLRIVDAGSLSSAAAQLGTTQPTVSRRLQALERSLGLRLLQRSTHAMKLTEDGARCYERAKELLASWDMLEADLRGASDEPEGTLRVVVPHAFGQQLLVGPLTEYLNRHARVSVEWLLHDRAADFIADGIDCAIHVGEVHDPSVVAIRVAEVPRIVVAAPSVLSGLPVPTHPDELARLPWLSLRTFYRNEVSLTHVATGEVQSVVFHPRLSTDSLYATRSAAVNGLGVCVASAWVLHEDIMQGRLVHLVPRWRAAPLPMYLLYPSARFHPARLRTFVELMREKIPAAVAVATGGG comes from the coding sequence ATGCGCAGTCCCCCTCCCGCCGCGTCGGCCACCGCCGACCGGCTCGAGCTGATGCAGACCTTCCTGCGCATCGTCGACGCCGGCAGCCTGTCCTCCGCCGCCGCGCAGCTGGGCACCACGCAGCCGACGGTGAGCCGCCGCCTTCAAGCGCTGGAGCGCTCGCTCGGCCTGCGGCTGCTCCAGCGCTCCACCCACGCGATGAAGCTCACCGAGGACGGGGCGCGCTGCTACGAGCGCGCGAAGGAGTTGCTGGCGAGCTGGGACATGCTCGAGGCCGACCTGCGCGGCGCCAGCGACGAACCGGAGGGCACGCTGCGCGTCGTGGTGCCCCACGCGTTCGGACAGCAGTTGCTGGTGGGGCCGCTAACGGAATACCTGAATCGCCACGCGCGGGTCTCGGTCGAATGGCTGCTGCACGACCGGGCGGCGGATTTCATCGCGGACGGCATCGACTGCGCCATCCACGTCGGCGAGGTGCATGACCCCAGCGTGGTGGCAATCCGCGTGGCCGAGGTGCCGCGCATCGTCGTGGCCGCGCCGTCCGTGCTGTCAGGCCTGCCCGTGCCGACCCATCCCGACGAGCTCGCGCGGCTGCCCTGGCTGTCGCTGCGCACGTTCTATCGCAACGAGGTTTCACTGACCCACGTGGCCACCGGCGAGGTCCAGTCCGTCGTCTTCCACCCGCGCCTGAGTACGGACAGCCTCTACGCCACTCGCAGCGCCGCGGTGAACGGCCTCGGCGTCTGCGTGGCCTCGGCCTGGGTGCTCCACGAAGACATCATGCAGGGTCGGCTCGTGCACCTGGTGCCTCGCTGGCGGGCCGCTCCCTTGCCGATGTACCTGCTCTACCCGTCCGCGCGGTTCCATCCAGCGAGGCTGCGCACTTTCGTGGAGTTGATGCGGGAGAAGATTCCGGCGGCCGTGGCCGTGGCCACGGGTGGGGGATGA
- a CDS encoding MFS transporter, with protein MSFIRTVHSTAGNGTMATTAEPSRSATTRHGGNGLSGGLRLLLSAGAGLSVASLYYSQPMLGVMGANIGASDTAVGLVPTLTQLGYALGILLLAPLGDRFDRRRIILIKAAVLSVALLLGGLAPGIGLMLAVSLAIGLTATLAQDIVPAAATLAPERERGKVVGTVMTGLLLGILLSRVISGVVAEHFGWRAMYMLAAASVALIGLVAWRGLPRFRPTSTLTYGALLGSLASLWREHGALRRAAMAQGLLSVGFSAFWSTLAVMLHGAPFHLGSAAAGAFGLAGAAGALGAPVAGRIADRIGPEVVTRLGAALTALSFATMFASPWLAPNARLWLLVASAIGFDLGVQITLVAHQTIVFGIDPAARSRINALLIFGMFIGMSIGAASGSFALARWGWVAVTLLATASALAALLVRLWPELRASAPSTRRADGTYES; from the coding sequence ATGTCCTTCATTCGCACCGTACATAGTACCGCCGGAAACGGAACCATGGCCACGACGGCCGAGCCGTCGCGGTCCGCGACCACCCGCCACGGTGGCAACGGGCTGTCGGGCGGCCTGCGCCTGCTGCTGTCCGCGGGCGCCGGGCTGTCGGTGGCCTCGCTCTACTACAGCCAGCCGATGCTGGGGGTGATGGGGGCCAACATCGGCGCCTCGGACACCGCGGTGGGCCTCGTGCCCACGCTCACCCAACTGGGATACGCGCTGGGCATCCTGCTGCTGGCGCCCCTCGGCGACCGCTTCGACCGGCGCCGCATCATCCTCATCAAGGCCGCCGTCCTGAGTGTGGCGCTGCTGCTGGGCGGCCTCGCCCCCGGCATCGGCCTGATGCTGGCGGTGAGCCTCGCCATCGGCCTGACGGCGACCCTGGCGCAGGACATCGTGCCAGCCGCCGCGACCCTCGCGCCCGAGCGGGAGCGCGGCAAGGTGGTCGGCACCGTGATGACGGGCCTGCTGCTTGGCATCCTGCTGTCTCGCGTCATCAGCGGCGTGGTCGCCGAGCACTTCGGCTGGCGCGCCATGTACATGCTCGCCGCCGCCAGCGTGGCGCTGATCGGCCTGGTCGCCTGGCGCGGCCTGCCCCGCTTCCGCCCAACCAGCACGCTCACGTACGGGGCCCTGCTCGGTTCGCTCGCCAGTCTGTGGCGTGAGCACGGCGCCCTGCGCCGGGCCGCGATGGCGCAGGGCCTGCTCTCGGTCGGCTTCAGTGCCTTCTGGTCCACCCTCGCCGTGATGCTGCATGGCGCACCGTTCCACCTGGGCAGCGCGGCCGCCGGTGCCTTCGGTCTGGCTGGCGCGGCCGGGGCGCTGGGCGCGCCAGTGGCGGGCCGCATCGCGGATCGCATCGGCCCCGAGGTGGTCACCCGCCTGGGCGCCGCACTGACCGCCCTCTCGTTCGCCACGATGTTCGCGTCGCCATGGCTCGCGCCGAACGCCCGGCTGTGGCTGCTCGTCGCCAGCGCGATCGGCTTCGACCTCGGCGTGCAGATCACCCTCGTGGCGCACCAGACGATCGTCTTTGGCATCGATCCCGCCGCGCGTAGCCGGATCAACGCCTTGCTGATCTTCGGCATGTTCATCGGCATGTCCATCGGCGCGGCGAGCGGCAGCTTCGCGCTGGCCCGGTGGGGATGGGTGGCGGTGACGCTGCTGGCGACCGCCTCGGCGCTGGCGGCCTTGCTGGTCCGCCTGTGGCCGGAGCTCAGGGCCTCAGCGCCCTCCACCCGCCGAGCGGACGGAACGTACGAGTCGTGA
- a CDS encoding cytochrome c/ABC transporter substrate-binding protein — protein sequence MSFRPGGWWLVTLLCCGAGRPMGLSEQAQAGRKIYLEGGSPTGREISAEIGVGARLPGSAVPCANCHGEEGLGRPEGGLLPPEITWSQLTKPYGHLHPNGRKHASFSDKSVARAVTEGVDPDGNRLDPAMPRYSMSAEDMTSLLAYLQHLEEQGDPGLTESELRLGVVLPTRGRLGEVGRAMAGLLSAYCDALNTSGGIHGRRLELVLAEYDSDLGTGLSSARELLARGSVFALLSGLVPGAERELAVLAEQERVPLIGPLTPWTWEGGPPGRQVFYTLSGVGEQVQVLAEYAARALHTHGPRVAIIHPAQESLAEAARAARGRFRAHGWERVEVLRYERGRFDPEVATRLKQSGTRLVLFLGNEEELAGLMGKARALGWAPYLLLSGSLSARAAMEAPAFLDGHLFLAYSSLPSDERPDAVASFNRLRAGVHASERHRLPQVSAYTAASVLTEALRRTGRQLSRARLLSHMESLYAFETGLMPPVSYGPDRHVGARGAYVVTVELTTRTFRPLGGWRALRP from the coding sequence ATGAGTTTCAGGCCTGGTGGCTGGTGGTTGGTGACACTGCTCTGCTGCGGGGCCGGGCGCCCGATGGGGCTCTCGGAGCAGGCTCAGGCGGGCAGGAAGATCTACCTCGAGGGGGGGAGCCCCACGGGGAGGGAGATCTCGGCGGAGATCGGAGTCGGAGCACGCCTGCCGGGCAGCGCCGTGCCCTGCGCCAACTGCCATGGAGAGGAGGGCCTGGGCCGTCCCGAGGGCGGGCTGTTGCCCCCGGAGATCACCTGGTCCCAACTCACCAAGCCCTATGGCCATCTCCACCCGAATGGCAGGAAACACGCCTCCTTCTCGGACAAGAGCGTGGCCCGCGCCGTGACCGAGGGAGTCGACCCCGACGGCAACCGATTGGACCCGGCCATGCCTCGCTACTCCATGTCCGCGGAGGACATGACGAGCTTGCTGGCCTACCTCCAGCACCTGGAGGAGCAGGGCGATCCCGGGCTGACGGAGTCGGAGCTCCGGCTGGGGGTGGTGCTCCCCACGCGCGGCCGGTTGGGCGAGGTGGGCCGGGCCATGGCGGGATTGTTGAGCGCCTATTGTGACGCTCTCAATACCTCCGGAGGGATTCACGGACGCCGGCTCGAGCTGGTCCTCGCGGAGTATGACAGTGATCTGGGCACGGGCCTCTCGAGCGCACGGGAACTCCTGGCTCGGGGTTCTGTCTTCGCGCTGCTCAGCGGGCTGGTGCCTGGGGCGGAGAGGGAGCTGGCGGTGCTGGCCGAGCAGGAGCGGGTTCCCCTCATCGGTCCGCTGACGCCGTGGACGTGGGAGGGCGGGCCTCCCGGCCGCCAGGTCTTCTACACCCTCTCCGGGGTAGGGGAACAGGTCCAGGTGCTCGCCGAGTATGCCGCCAGGGCGCTGCACACGCACGGGCCTCGGGTGGCCATCATCCACCCGGCGCAGGAGAGCTTGGCCGAGGCGGCCCGTGCGGCGCGCGGGCGGTTTCGAGCGCATGGCTGGGAGCGGGTCGAGGTGCTGCGGTACGAGCGCGGCCGGTTCGACCCGGAGGTCGCCACGCGGTTGAAACAGAGCGGCACGCGGCTGGTCCTGTTCCTCGGCAATGAGGAGGAGTTGGCGGGACTCATGGGCAAGGCGCGGGCGCTGGGTTGGGCTCCCTACCTGTTGCTCTCGGGCTCACTCTCGGCTCGGGCGGCCATGGAGGCACCGGCCTTCCTCGATGGGCACCTCTTCCTCGCCTACTCGAGCCTGCCCTCGGACGAGCGGCCTGACGCGGTGGCCTCCTTCAATCGACTGAGGGCTGGGGTACATGCCTCGGAGCGCCACCGGCTGCCCCAGGTGTCCGCGTATACGGCCGCGTCCGTGTTGACCGAGGCCCTGCGCCGCACCGGCAGACAGCTGAGCCGGGCCCGGCTGCTCAGCCACATGGAGAGCCTGTATGCCTTTGAAACAGGGCTGATGCCTCCCGTGAGTTACGGGCCTGATCGGCACGTGGGCGCGCGGGGGGCCTATGTCGTCACCGTGGAGCTCACGACTCGTACGTTCCGTCCGCTCGGCGGGTGGAGGGCGCTGAGGCCCTGA
- a CDS encoding SCO family protein, with translation MVHERTSLAVVGFLGVLLLAAVAHAQPASASAEVRLVDAELLNQEGVPVYFNSDVLANKIIVMDFVFTSCTTVCPVLSSLFARVQESLGERLEKEVRLVSVSLDATRDTPARLKAYAARYKARQGWTWLTGDKQDVSRVLGGLGAYTPDYNNHAPMVLVGDMRTGKWVRLNGFPSHEEILAKVDELAAARRNSRAVEPPPSTGSASQPEEKSRRYFTDAPLLTQEGKTVRFYSDVLKDRVVVISFFFTRCQTACPLLTQKLQQVRRELGERFGKEVHFLSISVDPAFDTPQELKKFAHRHQAETEGWTFLTGSKEDVGQVLGKLGQTVGEIEDHTTLFIAGNVRSRHWVRLRSDSPAVAIAERLRDLAGRP, from the coding sequence GTGGTCCACGAGCGAACTAGCCTGGCGGTGGTAGGTTTCCTGGGGGTGTTGCTGCTGGCGGCGGTGGCTCATGCACAGCCGGCCTCCGCCTCCGCCGAGGTCCGCCTCGTCGACGCGGAGCTGCTCAATCAGGAGGGCGTGCCCGTCTACTTCAACAGTGATGTCCTCGCCAACAAGATCATCGTCATGGACTTCGTCTTCACCTCCTGCACCACCGTGTGTCCCGTGCTCTCCTCGCTCTTCGCCAGGGTGCAGGAGTCGCTCGGCGAGCGCTTGGAGAAGGAGGTGCGGCTGGTGTCCGTCTCCCTCGATGCCACGCGGGACACGCCCGCGCGGTTGAAGGCCTATGCCGCGCGGTACAAGGCGCGCCAGGGCTGGACCTGGCTCACCGGGGACAAGCAGGACGTGTCTCGGGTGCTCGGGGGGCTGGGTGCCTACACGCCCGATTATAACAACCATGCGCCCATGGTGCTGGTGGGCGACATGCGCACGGGCAAGTGGGTGCGGCTCAATGGCTTTCCCAGCCACGAGGAGATCCTGGCGAAGGTGGATGAGCTGGCGGCGGCCCGTCGGAACAGCAGGGCCGTCGAGCCACCTCCCAGCACGGGCTCGGCCTCCCAGCCCGAGGAGAAGTCCAGGCGCTACTTCACCGATGCGCCCCTGCTCACACAGGAGGGCAAGACGGTCCGGTTCTACAGTGACGTGTTGAAGGATCGGGTGGTCGTCATCTCCTTCTTCTTCACGCGTTGCCAGACCGCCTGTCCGCTGCTCACCCAGAAGCTCCAGCAGGTCCGGCGCGAGCTGGGGGAGCGGTTCGGCAAGGAAGTGCACTTCCTCTCCATCAGCGTGGACCCCGCCTTCGACACGCCCCAGGAGTTGAAGAAGTTCGCCCACCGCCACCAGGCGGAGACCGAGGGGTGGACCTTCCTCACCGGGAGCAAGGAGGACGTGGGACAGGTGCTCGGCAAGCTCGGGCAGACCGTGGGAGAGATCGAGGATCACACCACCCTGTTCATCGCGGGGAATGTCAGGAGCAGGCACTGGGTGCGGTTGCGTTCGGACTCGCCCGCGGTGGCCATCGCCGAGCGCTTGAGAGATCTGGCTGGGCGTCCGTGA
- a CDS encoding YncE family protein — MTPNDKEAWRSQAEVSVIVLAVLCMAAPVAFIVPALPRTEPTVPSEPTQGPQRLVKNGVVVEFSLLHPGDTSGPPRPLMEGDEAEVRLRMTDASSGLPLRGLSPSAWMDLGHLLSDKADVQQECKDRVGVYLKGLVGIRPLIDLNSYYLLVLNKDPSISVIDPVVGMTGKTSLYTTVVLERPGADWVKSLDQKRLYVSMPRAGAVAVVDANVFRVEARVQAGEEPTRVALQPDGHYLWVGNDASEPARSGVTVIDTQTLKPAATIATGRGHHEIVFSSDDRYAFVSNRDEGTISVISIARLEKVKDLKAGPLPISLAYSPLSRVLYVADGKEGTVTAFDGARLEEVARLSARPGLGPMRFSQDGRWGLIVNPAEHVVYVVDAAENQFVHGIPVSGQPYQVSFTRAFAYVRLLDSERVEMINLSTLGRGKQPTVQGFAAGQSAPKLAGDLSLADSITQASTEAAVFVASPSDNTTSFYMEGMNAAMGSFGNYGHNARAVQVVDRSLSEVEPGVYSARLRLPVAGRYDVALLLDAPRVLHCFQVEAKANPALKKALGALEIEYLDAPARLVVGQKPLLRFRLRDASTHQPATGLEEVKVLTYAAPGRQRAEVAARELGEGVYEVEPSLPRAGSYYLYVAVPELKLKYGDLPYRTLWVGGMSQNQTKREEEARGPRAN, encoded by the coding sequence ATGACTCCAAATGACAAAGAGGCCTGGCGCTCCCAGGCCGAGGTGTCCGTCATCGTGCTTGCCGTCTTGTGTATGGCGGCGCCCGTGGCATTCATTGTCCCCGCGCTGCCGCGGACGGAGCCGACCGTCCCCTCCGAGCCCACGCAGGGCCCGCAGCGGCTCGTCAAGAACGGGGTGGTGGTGGAGTTCTCCCTGCTCCACCCCGGCGACACCAGCGGTCCGCCGCGGCCGTTGATGGAAGGCGATGAGGCCGAGGTCCGCCTGCGCATGACGGATGCGAGCAGTGGTCTTCCGCTGCGAGGCCTGTCCCCCTCGGCATGGATGGACCTGGGCCACCTGCTGTCGGACAAGGCGGACGTGCAGCAGGAGTGCAAGGATCGGGTCGGCGTCTATCTCAAGGGACTGGTCGGCATCCGCCCGCTCATCGACCTCAACAGCTACTACCTGCTGGTGCTCAACAAGGATCCGAGCATCTCCGTCATCGATCCGGTGGTGGGAATGACGGGCAAGACGAGCCTCTACACCACGGTGGTGCTCGAGCGCCCGGGAGCTGACTGGGTCAAGAGCCTGGATCAGAAGAGACTCTACGTCTCCATGCCGAGGGCCGGGGCGGTGGCGGTGGTGGACGCGAATGTGTTCCGGGTCGAGGCCCGGGTGCAGGCGGGCGAGGAGCCCACCCGGGTCGCCCTTCAGCCGGACGGGCACTACCTCTGGGTCGGCAACGACGCCAGCGAGCCGGCTCGGAGTGGTGTCACGGTGATAGACACGCAAACCCTGAAGCCCGCCGCGACGATTGCCACCGGGCGCGGGCACCATGAGATTGTCTTCTCCAGCGACGACCGTTACGCCTTCGTCAGCAACAGGGACGAGGGCACCATCTCCGTCATCTCCATCGCCCGGTTGGAGAAGGTCAAGGACCTGAAGGCGGGCCCGCTCCCCATCTCCCTGGCATACTCACCGCTCTCCCGCGTCCTCTACGTGGCGGATGGGAAGGAGGGGACGGTGACGGCCTTCGACGGCGCTCGCCTGGAGGAGGTAGCGCGGCTGTCCGCGAGGCCGGGCTTGGGGCCCATGCGCTTCTCCCAGGACGGCCGTTGGGGCCTGATCGTCAACCCCGCCGAGCACGTGGTGTACGTGGTGGATGCGGCGGAGAACCAGTTCGTACATGGCATTCCCGTGAGCGGACAGCCCTACCAGGTCAGCTTCACCCGGGCCTTCGCCTATGTGCGGTTGCTGGACTCGGAGCGGGTGGAGATGATCAACCTCTCCACCCTGGGAAGGGGCAAGCAGCCCACGGTGCAAGGCTTCGCCGCGGGCCAGTCCGCTCCCAAACTCGCGGGGGACTTGAGCCTCGCCGACTCCATCACCCAGGCCTCCACCGAGGCGGCCGTCTTCGTGGCCAGCCCCTCGGACAACACCACGTCCTTCTACATGGAGGGCATGAATGCCGCCATGGGGAGCTTTGGCAACTACGGGCACAATGCCCGGGCGGTGCAGGTGGTGGACAGGAGCCTGAGCGAGGTGGAGCCTGGCGTCTACTCGGCGCGGCTGCGGCTCCCGGTGGCGGGCCGGTATGACGTGGCCCTCCTCCTGGATGCTCCGCGGGTGCTGCACTGCTTCCAGGTGGAGGCCAAGGCCAACCCGGCATTGAAGAAGGCGCTCGGCGCGCTGGAAATCGAATATCTGGACGCTCCGGCGCGGCTGGTGGTGGGCCAGAAGCCGCTGCTGCGCTTCAGGCTCCGCGACGCCTCGACCCACCAGCCCGCCACCGGGTTGGAGGAGGTGAAGGTCCTCACCTACGCCGCTCCGGGGCGCCAACGGGCGGAGGTGGCCGCCCGGGAGTTGGGCGAGGGCGTGTACGAGGTGGAGCCCTCGCTGCCACGCGCTGGCTCGTACTACCTCTACGTGGCGGTGCCCGAGTTGAAGCTGAAGTATGGCGATCTGCCCTATCGCACCCTCTGGGTGGGGGGCATGTCACAGAACCAAACCAAGAGAGAGGAAGAGGCCCGTGGTCCACGAGCGAACTAG